The Humulus lupulus chromosome 7, drHumLupu1.1, whole genome shotgun sequence region GGGTACTTTATTCCATGGGTTAATTGGTGAATTTTCTATGTAAATCAAAGCTAGATATTCATATTTTTCAGAAATAAAAAGATGGTGCCAAATTATCATGTCAGAATCACATTGGAAGAAAATTCGGTATgttattaaaataccattttttaatGTGTCATTTGCATACTAAATTTCTTGTGACTACAACTGTACAATTGACCTGTCCATCAAGTTGACATGTCTTGGATTTTCTGCATTGGTTTTAAGGAgtgagaagaaaaaaataatacataatgTTTAATCTTAGCAAGTAAAAGAAAAGGACAAAAGCATAGTATAATATGATATTCAGATATTAAAAGTTACAAAGAGTccaaaattacaaagaaattgttTCATTAGTCACTTAAATAAGTAGTTAGTAATATCTGAGAGCAATAATGCCCTCCCTCATAAAGGCAAAAAAGATCTCCCATAGATGTCCCACTAACTCTATCATTAATTTTCCTGTCACTGTGTTATCCTAAACCAATTATTGTTAAATTTTAGTGGTAGGTAATGGGAATCCAAACAAAAGAATTCCAAATTCTTGGTTAGGTTAAAACTCTACCAATGGATCATATAAAGTGAAATGATAGCAGTAAAATGGATGAGTATAGAGGAACATTACAACATAGAAAAGGTCCccataataaataaacaaatagttATAGTTgctatatgtgataattgttatgAAAAAGTCGAAGTGAAAATTCCAAAGCTTTGGTTAATGATTGACACTTGCATCTCCCTCCAAATACTAACAGACAAGAGAAAAAACATTTCGAAGGTTTCTCTTATCTTGCATAGTGGTGTTTTGTGGATCTTCTTGATTATGTCTGTCTCATACTTTTTTCCTTTGGTTCATTCTTTGGAGCCCATTTAACAGTCAACctagaaaatagaaaatgtcACAAAAATGTACAAAACTATAACCAATTATAACATTGGGTGCCAAGGCATGTCTCATAAGTGGCATAATAAAAATATTGAGATTCCATTCAGCAACAAAAAAATGGATGGAGAGGTTATTTTAGTGGCAGTTGATGCTAGTAAAGAAATCACAGATTATGCACTTGAATGGGCAGTGATTAATGTGGCTAGAGCTTCAGACACTCTAATCCTGCTAGCTCTTCTTCCTTCACAGACATCTTCTTCTGCAGCGAGTCCAAGTATTCAATCACATCGTTCAAAAACAACTCAGTTCTTCTCTTGTAAGTCTTTTTTCTTTGAGAATTGTTCTTTTGGATAATGCTATCGATTTCAGCATCTCACCAATTTTTTTGTATTTAGGCCTGCTAAACAAGTTTGGTATAGGCCACAACAACGAGGGTAGTTCTAATGATGATATAGTACTTATAAATGGGGTTGATCATGATGTTTTGCATAGAGTGAACAGTGTTTGTGCTGATATGATGCAACAACTCTGCTCAGCTCTTGATCTAAAGCTGGTAATATGCTTCTCTTTCTTCATAAAAATCTTAAGAATAAAAACTTCTGAGTTCATTCTAATCCCAGCATGCATTTTAATAGGTGCATACTGAAGTAAAAGTTGTGACTGATGCTCAATTGGGAACAGTTACTTCTAGAGCTGAAGAGCTTCAAGCAACTTGGGTAATTTTAGACAGGTATTCATATTTCTTTTGAAAGGTTTTATAGATAGTTAAACTTGTTAAAACTAGACTTTCAATTACAGACGCTTGAAGAGAGAAAGTGATCATTGCCTTAAACAACTGAATTGCAATATTGTGCTCATAGACCATGCAATACCAAAGATCCTCAAAGCTGTAAATCTTCCAAAAGGAAAGAAACTTGTTAAGGGCAATCATCAAATTGAAACAGAAACGAAAATGCTTGGTTTGCTTCCAAGAAAGGCTCCTGAGTACACCAGTACTACTACAACTGGAAGCAGTCTAACTACTCTGAGTGAAATTTTCGACACAGATGTTTCACTCTCAATATCCAGTACAGATAGAGGTCATTTCAACAAGCACAGCCCTTCAACTAGAAAACTTATTCCATGCAAACAGTATCTTGATCTTAATTCCCAGTACTTTCCTGAGAAAGTAGAGGCTCAAGAAACAGTCAGCAAGCCTCATTTTCACAGTAATTTCCAACCATTTGAGAAGGCATCGAGTCTTATCACTGGTAAATCACATCCCAAGTCATTGGCCAATCCATTGTATGAGAAGAATAAAAGCTATGATGTTCTTTCAAAAGATAAAACTGGTGAGATATTCCCCTCTTAACTTTTTCAATAAAAATTGCATCATTTTACCATTGAGTTACTAAGATTTGCAATTTTTTGAAACAGACATGGATAAGGTTTATGATACTAATACACAGAAGTCAATGGTTCCACCTAGAAGATCAGCTGACTTACCGCATCTGAGGAAAACTCAAGAGGGCATTTACTCTTCAAAACAGCTGATAACTACAAGAGACTCTTTAACTGAGTACAAAAGAGAAGATTGTGAACCATTAGTACCCTCCACTTCACAAACCATGAACAGAATCTCAAGTATAAGAAAAGCCATGTCCTTATATACTAAACACCCGCCAAACCCTCCACCTCTTTGCTCTATCTGTAAGCATAATACTCCTATTTTTGGCAAGGCCCCCAGGAAGTTCAGTTTTAAAGAGATAGAAAGAGCAACAGACAGATTCTCAAGCAAAAACTTCTTGGCAGAAGGCGGTTTCGGTCCTGTACACAGAGGGGTGTTACATGATGGTCAAGTTGTTGCTGTCAAGCAACATAAGATGTTAAGTGCTCAGGGAGCATCTGAATTTTGCTCTGAGGTTGAAGTGTTGAGTTGTGCACAGCACCGGAATTTGGTGATGTTGGTAGGTTACTGCACTGAAACAGAATGGCTTCTGGTGTATGAGTTTGCTTGCAATGGTTcactagacaagcacttatatAGTAAGATGATCAAGCAAAAGAGTTTCCAAGTTCTTTAAACTATTATGTTTCATTGATAGACATAGCTGAAATTCAAAGAGAGTGATTAATATTTTGCAGGGTCCCAAGAAAAAGAGTTAATGTCTTGGAAAAATAGAATGAAAGTTGCAATAGGAGCTGCAAGAGGACTGAGGTACCTACACGAAGATTGCCGAGTTGGTTGCATTGTACATAGAGACTTAAGACCCAACAATATTCTCCTTACTCATGACTTTGAACCAATGGTCAGTTTTTTTTCTGACTAAACATACTTTATTTTCTTCGGTATACTTTCTTGGGGAGACTTTTCTTGACTCCCCATGTTTTAAAGCCTCATCATAATGGTGTTTTTTCTATAACTAGGTGGGAGATTTTGGGCTAGCAAGATGGCAAGTAGATGGTCAGTCAGCCGAGGAGACTCGGGTTATTGGTGCATTGGGGTACTAGACTCTTCTACTTCCTACAAAAAATCTCATCTCACACCTataaatctttttctttttttggcaGAAACAAATTGAATGGGGTATGCTTTTGTAGGTACGTTGCCCCTGAATACACACAGAGTGGGCTTATAACAGAGAAAGCTGATGTTTATGCATTTGGGGTGGTTTTGTTGGAGCTCTTAAGTGGATTCAATGTCACTGAATTTTCAAGGAAAACAGGACAACAATTTGTATCAGAATGGGCAAGTTAACTCTTTATAACAACAAAAAATTTCTTGAAGAACAATAACATTGGTATTTATTAACTTGGAAAAACTATACGCTGCAGGGCTCGCCATTGCTTGAAAGTATGAAAATCGATGAGGTCATAGACTCGCGGTTGGAGAGAAATTATGAAAAGAATGAAGTAGAATGTATGATGTATGCTGCAAGTTTATGCATCTCACCTCACCCTGAGCAAAGACCAAGGATGTCAaaggttttcttttcttttttttttttttaggattttATCATCAATTAGAGTGACTTTCTCCTATATTTTTGTTCATTTTCTTTCTTactgtttccttagaaaatattCTGAGAAATATCTGTGAACCCTTCTCTAGGTATTGAAAATATTGGAAGGAGATGTTCTTATTGATATGGCTTGTAATTACGGAGGGTCACCCTCTCTTTGCTCACCGCAAAGCATAAACAGTAGCCAAGCTACTGATCAAAGAACAATGCAATCGACATTGCCGAGTAGTAACACACTCAAGCCAGTGCCTCCCTCAAAAAGAAGTGAAATTCTAAGCACTGCCTGTTGTTTGAACCAGCTGGACTCCAATGTAAACCAAGAATATGAAGCATACTTGCAAAATTCACTAGCCAAGTTTGTTCAGAACTTGAATGGAAACTATAAAAACTGAAATTTATAAAGCTGAAgtgcaattttttttcttttctatgcTCATTTTTCTCAAGCTTTTTTGCTTTGGTTATAAAAAAGAATAAGCATCTGGGGTTAGCAAGCTAGAACGAAAGATTTTGTATAATAACAATATAATTTAAGATCTAAGTAGTCCATGATGGTGATACACTACAGTAGTGTATCTCAATAATCAGATCAATATTTAGAGGTTAGGAAAGGAGAAATTTGATTGAAAATAgcagaaaaaaaatcaaacacttCCAGGATATTCAAGAGACCTGGTTTCTCTCCAGCCTAGGGCCCAATTACAATAGCTCAGACCTGCCTAACCCTTCATTCTCATCCCATTTATTCCCCTAAACTTACCAAACAAAACAGACCCCAAAACAGAAACAACAGGTAACTAAATTCACTAAACTCCCATAAACAACCCTTCCCAAATCTGCTCATTAATTACAATATCTCCTAGCATATTTGTACGTATTGCTAGTCTATCAGATGGATGACCAcaccatgcatatatatatatgcttcttCACTGGAGCTTATGCCTTGAAACACCAATGGCTTTCATTACTACTCATAACCCCCAGCTCTAGATATTGTTTCTGAATAAGGCCATGTGTAGCTTGCCTATCCTTCAGCTTGATATGAGAATTGactggtttaagttttatgttCTCTAAGTAACTGATCCAAGACTCACTTTTTCGGATTGACTGTACTTTATACATGAACAATACTGTACTTTCATGATACTCGCCATTTCTCAAAATGGGCAACATTTGAATGACACATGGTTTGATCCTAACTAGCTGTAAGAAATTTATTAGGAGGAAAAAAGAAGTAAAAAATGATACAAAAGAATTGACTGTTATATATCTTCTTTAGAAACTTGTAATAAATATGTAGTATTAGCTTACATTCTCCAAAAAATTGGAGTGTAAGAATTTGGTGCAATTCACAAtgtcatctttttttcttttcagttATCTGAGCTTCCTGATAGGCAGTGCTCGTCCGAAAAGTTTTTCTACCTCAGTTGCTTCCATTTTCAGCTGTTCTAGTACTTCAGACTCTTCTTTGCTTAGGCTTTTTATGAAATTCTCCTCATCTTGTTGAAGCAATTTAAAACCCTCGGTTAACTTCTGAAATAATGTCAACTCAGTTCTTCCCACCTTCTCTACTTCACCTTCTATTTGTTCAACTTCCTCTACAATAGTCCTTTCcccttcttctattttcttctctagcCTCTCTACTAGAGGAGGCTCAGGTCCACAAGTATTATCTGTTCTGATAAATGTGCTCAAGTCCCGGCCAACACTTTTAGCAGCCCTT contains the following coding sequences:
- the LOC133790599 gene encoding inactive protein kinase SELMODRAFT_444075-like isoform X2, with translation MVPNYHVRITLEENSTSSSAASPSIQSHRSKTTQFFSCLLNKFGIGHNNEGSSNDDIVLINGVDHDVLHRVNSVCADMMQQLCSALDLKLVHTEVKVVTDAQLGTVTSRAEELQATWVILDRRLKRESDHCLKQLNCNIVLIDHAIPKILKAVNLPKGKKLVKGNHQIETETKMLGLLPRKAPEYTSTTTTGSSLTTLSEIFDTDVSLSISSTDRGHFNKHSPSTRKLIPCKQYLDLNSQYFPEKVEAQETVSKPHFHSNFQPFEKASSLITGKSHPKSLANPLYEKNKSYDVLSKDKTDMDKVYDTNTQKSMVPPRRSADLPHLRKTQEGIYSSKQLITTRDSLTEYKREDCEPLVPSTSQTMNRISSIRKAMSLYTKHPPNPPPLCSICKHNTPIFGKAPRKFSFKEIERATDRFSSKNFLAEGGFGPVHRGVLHDGQVVAVKQHKMLSAQGASEFCSEVEVLSCAQHRNLVMLVGYCTETEWLLVYEFACNGSLDKHLYRSQEKELMSWKNRMKVAIGAARGLRYLHEDCRVGCIVHRDLRPNNILLTHDFEPMVGDFGLARWQVDGQSAEETRVIGALGYVAPEYTQSGLITEKADVYAFGVVLLELLSGFNVTEFSRKTGQQFVSEWGSPLLESMKIDEVIDSRLERNYEKNEVECMMYAASLCISPHPEQRPRMSKVLKILEGDVLIDMACNYGGSPSLCSPQSINSSQATDQRTMQSTLPSSNTLKPVPPSKRSEILSTACCLNQLDSNVNQEYEAYLQNSLAKFVQNLNGNYKN
- the LOC133790599 gene encoding inactive protein kinase SELMODRAFT_444075-like isoform X1, with the translated sequence MYKTITNYNIGCQGMSHKWHNKNIEIPFSNKKMDGEVILVAVDASKEITDYALEWAVINVARASDTLILLALLPSQTSSSAASPSIQSHRSKTTQFFSCLLNKFGIGHNNEGSSNDDIVLINGVDHDVLHRVNSVCADMMQQLCSALDLKLVHTEVKVVTDAQLGTVTSRAEELQATWVILDRRLKRESDHCLKQLNCNIVLIDHAIPKILKAVNLPKGKKLVKGNHQIETETKMLGLLPRKAPEYTSTTTTGSSLTTLSEIFDTDVSLSISSTDRGHFNKHSPSTRKLIPCKQYLDLNSQYFPEKVEAQETVSKPHFHSNFQPFEKASSLITGKSHPKSLANPLYEKNKSYDVLSKDKTDMDKVYDTNTQKSMVPPRRSADLPHLRKTQEGIYSSKQLITTRDSLTEYKREDCEPLVPSTSQTMNRISSIRKAMSLYTKHPPNPPPLCSICKHNTPIFGKAPRKFSFKEIERATDRFSSKNFLAEGGFGPVHRGVLHDGQVVAVKQHKMLSAQGASEFCSEVEVLSCAQHRNLVMLVGYCTETEWLLVYEFACNGSLDKHLYRSQEKELMSWKNRMKVAIGAARGLRYLHEDCRVGCIVHRDLRPNNILLTHDFEPMVGDFGLARWQVDGQSAEETRVIGALGYVAPEYTQSGLITEKADVYAFGVVLLELLSGFNVTEFSRKTGQQFVSEWGSPLLESMKIDEVIDSRLERNYEKNEVECMMYAASLCISPHPEQRPRMSKVLKILEGDVLIDMACNYGGSPSLCSPQSINSSQATDQRTMQSTLPSSNTLKPVPPSKRSEILSTACCLNQLDSNVNQEYEAYLQNSLAKFVQNLNGNYKN
- the LOC133790599 gene encoding inactive protein kinase SELMODRAFT_444075-like isoform X3, with protein sequence MMQQLCSALDLKLVHTEVKVVTDAQLGTVTSRAEELQATWVILDRRLKRESDHCLKQLNCNIVLIDHAIPKILKAVNLPKGKKLVKGNHQIETETKMLGLLPRKAPEYTSTTTTGSSLTTLSEIFDTDVSLSISSTDRGHFNKHSPSTRKLIPCKQYLDLNSQYFPEKVEAQETVSKPHFHSNFQPFEKASSLITGKSHPKSLANPLYEKNKSYDVLSKDKTDMDKVYDTNTQKSMVPPRRSADLPHLRKTQEGIYSSKQLITTRDSLTEYKREDCEPLVPSTSQTMNRISSIRKAMSLYTKHPPNPPPLCSICKHNTPIFGKAPRKFSFKEIERATDRFSSKNFLAEGGFGPVHRGVLHDGQVVAVKQHKMLSAQGASEFCSEVEVLSCAQHRNLVMLVGYCTETEWLLVYEFACNGSLDKHLYRSQEKELMSWKNRMKVAIGAARGLRYLHEDCRVGCIVHRDLRPNNILLTHDFEPMVGDFGLARWQVDGQSAEETRVIGALGYVAPEYTQSGLITEKADVYAFGVVLLELLSGFNVTEFSRKTGQQFVSEWGSPLLESMKIDEVIDSRLERNYEKNEVECMMYAASLCISPHPEQRPRMSKVLKILEGDVLIDMACNYGGSPSLCSPQSINSSQATDQRTMQSTLPSSNTLKPVPPSKRSEILSTACCLNQLDSNVNQEYEAYLQNSLAKFVQNLNGNYKN
- the LOC133790599 gene encoding probable serine/threonine-protein kinase PBL19 isoform X4, producing MLNWEQLLLELKSFKQLGRLKRESDHCLKQLNCNIVLIDHAIPKILKAVNLPKGKKLVKGNHQIETETKMLGLLPRKAPEYTSTTTTGSSLTTLSEIFDTDVSLSISSTDRGHFNKHSPSTRKLIPCKQYLDLNSQYFPEKVEAQETVSKPHFHSNFQPFEKASSLITGKSHPKSLANPLYEKNKSYDVLSKDKTDMDKVYDTNTQKSMVPPRRSADLPHLRKTQEGIYSSKQLITTRDSLTEYKREDCEPLVPSTSQTMNRISSIRKAMSLYTKHPPNPPPLCSICKHNTPIFGKAPRKFSFKEIERATDRFSSKNFLAEGGFGPVHRGVLHDGQVVAVKQHKMLSAQGASEFCSEVEVLSCAQHRNLVMLVGYCTETEWLLVYEFACNGSLDKHLYRSQEKELMSWKNRMKVAIGAARGLRYLHEDCRVGCIVHRDLRPNNILLTHDFEPMVGDFGLARWQVDGQSAEETRVIGALGYVAPEYTQSGLITEKADVYAFGVVLLELLSGFNVTEFSRKTGQQFVSEWGSPLLESMKIDEVIDSRLERNYEKNEVECMMYAASLCISPHPEQRPRMSKVLKILEGDVLIDMACNYGGSPSLCSPQSINSSQATDQRTMQSTLPSSNTLKPVPPSKRSEILSTACCLNQLDSNVNQEYEAYLQNSLAKFVQNLNGNYKN